The window AATACTCTTCAAGCAGAAGAAACACGGGGTCTTCCGGGAGTTCGTTGAGGACGTTCTCCTGCGCGGTGGGCTCTCCCTGCTGAGACTCACTCCCTTTGATTTTGAATCCCTGGTTGAAGCCTCCCGTAAATTCCACCTCGATTTTGACGATGCGTACCAGTACACCTTGGCCCGTAAATACGGCCTCCGCATAGTCAGCTACGATTCAGATTTTGATGCAACCGATATCGGTAGGGTTACGCCACTTCAGGCGATGAGGTGATGTTATGCCGTTCGAATTTAAAAGGCTGGAAATCCCTGATGTTATCCTGATCAAGCCCAAAGTCTTCGAGGACGAGAGGGGCTTTTTCATGGAAACTTACAAGAAATCAGATTTTGAAAAGGCCGGAATCAAAGGGGAGTTCGTCCAGGACAACCACTCAAAATCGAGATATGGAGTGCTCAGAGGCCTGCACTTCCAGCGCCAGCCCTACGCCCAGGCCAAGATCGTGAGGGCCGTTAGGGGAGTTATTTACGATGTGGCAGTTGATTTAAGGAAAAACTCGCCGACCTTCGGCAGATGGGTCGGTGTCATACTCTCGGAGCACAACAAATATCAGCTCTACATCCCGAGGGGCTTTGCCCACGGATTCCTAGTGCTGAGCGACGTTGCCGAGGTCGTATATAAGGTGGATAACGTCTATGCACCGGATTATGAGGGCGGAATCATCTGGAACGACCCGGATATAGGCATAGACTGGCCGATTGATGGCCCCATAGTATCAGAGAAGGACAGAAAGTGGCCAACGCTGAAGGAAGCCATCGAAAAGGGATGGGTGTTCTGAGACACTACTATCGCAAAACATTTTATAACGCTATGATAAAAAATACACCGACGGTGGTTGGATATGGGAAAAATCGCCATTGAGCTTAACATCCCTGACGAGATACTGAAGACGATTGACCTCAAGCGGCTGAAACGAATCGTTGAGAGGGAGGTTATTATAGAGTACAGTGTCCAGAAACTTCACGGAAAGTTCAAGGACATGGATCTTAAAAAACTCCTCAGAGAGGTCGAAGAGGAATGGGCCATCTGACGGCCTTCGTGGACACCAACGTAATAATTGAGCACCTGGGAGGCAATATTGACCTCCTCGACTTAAGGGAGAGGTTTGACGTCCTGTATTCTAACAGCATAGTGTTCAGTGAGGCGCTTATGGTGTACCTAAGGGCATTAACTGGCGAACGCCCGTATACACTCAAACACAACCCCGATATTATCAGGAACCTGAGGGAGGAGCTCCTGGACTTCTCAAGGCTTTTTGAACTTTTCCTTGATCTGGAAATAAACAGGACTGTTGAAACCCTTGCCGTTGAGTACATGATAAAATACGGCCTGCTGCCGAATGATGCACTCATTCTCGCAACCTGTAAGTTTTACGACGTCAAATATCTAATTTCGTTTGACAGCGATTTTGCCAATGCCTGTGAGAATGAAGGGATATCTCTTCTCAGTGATCCAGAGGAGATAACTAGGCTTGGTGATGTCCCGTGAGGGTAGCAATAATCGGGGCCAGCGGCCAGCTCGGAACCGACCTGGTGAAGGTCTTTGGGGAAGACCCGTCTTTTGAGGTCATCCCACTGACCCACAGAGACCTTGACGTTACCGTTCCCGAGACCCTGAGGGTGCTGAAAGAGCTGAAGCCTGACGTCATCATCAACACAGCTGCATATGTGAGGGTTGATGACGCCGAGATTTATCCGGAGAAGGCTTTTGCGGTGAATACCATCGGCGCGCTGAACGTTGCCAGGGTTGCCAGCGAGATTGATGCCATCAACGTCTACATCAGCACGGACTACGTCTTTGACGGCGAGAAGGGAGAACCATACACTGAGGACGACGTTCCGAACCCGATAAACGTCTACGGGGCGAGCAAGTACGCCGGCGAGATTTTCACGAGGAATTATTCTAGGAAGTACTACATCATCAGGGTTGCAAGCCTTTATGGGAAGGCGGGGGCGAGCGGAAAGGGCGGAAATTTCGTCAACTGGGTCATTGAGAAGGCAAAGCGCGGGGAGGAGCTGAGGATAGTTGACGACCAGTTCATGAGTCCGACATACACGATGGACGTCGCTAGGACTCTGAGGGAGTTTCTGGAGATTGGGCCCGAGTGGGGCGTTTATCACATGGTCAACGAGGGATACTGCTCGTGGTATGAGTTCACCAGAGCGATATTTGAGATCCTGGGCTGGGACGTTGAAGTGAAGCCTATAAAATCGAGCGAGCTCAACAGGCTGGCGAGGAGGCCGAGGTTCTCAGCATTGAGGAATGAGAAGCTGGAAAGAATTGGGTTGAGGATGATGGATTGGGAAGAGGCGTTGAGGGAGTATTTGTGGGAGAAGGGATATATTCAGTAGTCCACCTAAAGAGATATTGGAGGAACTCAAATGAACACCGTCCAAAGAATAGCAAAGAACATGGCTGTGCTATTTCTTGCCAGAATCGTTAGTATGCTATTTGGATTTTTCTATGTGGTGTATACTGCGAGATACTTGGGACCCGCAAACTACGGTATTTTGTCTTTTGCCTTAGCCTTGAATGGTATATTTGGAGTTATCACTAATTTTGGCCTTGATCCTTTGACCGTTAGGGAGGTTGCAAGGGATAAAAGCTTAGCTGGGAAGTATTTAGCTAATGGGATTGTTTTAAAACTGCTTTTTGGAACTCTGACCTTTTTGATTGTCTTTGTAGTGGTGAATCTCCTAGGCTATCCAGAAATCACGAGAAAGGTTGTATACATAATAACCCTGTCTACTATCATTGCAGGACTAAATAATCTGTTCAATGACATCTATCAAGCGTTTGAGAGAATGGAGTTTATGTCCATCGGGCAGATTCTGCAGAGTGTGCTTTCTTTGGTTTTTGCAATAACTGCGATAAAGCTCGGCTTGAATGTGGTATATTTTGCAATGATTTATTTAAGTGTGAACTTGATTATTCTGGGATATCACGTTGTTGTAACAACATGGAAGTTTTTGAAGCCAAAAATTGAGGTTGATTTCAGCTTTTGGAAAAGCGTTGTAAGAGAGGCGTGGCCATTTGCACTTACTGCTATCTCAATATCACTTTATTTATGGATTGATTCTGTTATGCTTTCCTATATGGAGGGGGACAGAGCGGTGGGTCTGTATAATGCTGCATATAGATTAGCGTTAATTTTTTTATTTGTTCCCACCATATTCAATACAGCCATTTTTCCACTAATGTCTAGGTTATATATTGGCTCTAAAGAGAATTTAACGAAAATTCTTGAAAAGCATTTTAAATATATGGTGATCGTTGGTATTCTTATTGGAACATGGATAATATGTTTACCTGGAGAATTTATTGTGATAGTTTTTGGTAAGGACTACCTTGGTGCGACTAATGTTTTGCGAATATTTGGGTTAACCCTGATATTCATCTTTTTTAGAACTGCTTTTGAGAGAGTGCTAGAAGCGTCAAATAGACAGGCAATTGTAACTAGGACATTTGTAGAAGGCGCCGTTTTAAATATTTTTCTTAATTTAATTTTGATACCAATATACAGTCTAAACGGGGCTGCAATAGCTACTCTCATTACTGACATTTTTGTTTTCGTAGTTCTCTATTTGAGGGGTATGAAACTTGGATATAGACTTCGGAGAAGCTCTTTTATTAATGTAATAAAAATAGTAGTGTCCGGGATAATCTTATCAGGATTTCTAACTGTATTTGCTCATATAAACTTAGCTATATTGCTTAGTATGTCAAGTTTACTGTACATTGGATTATTAAGATTGTTAAAAGTTATTGATACAGAGGATTTGATGATAGCCAAAGGGGGATTGTGAAAATGTTGGAGGATCAGTATGTTTGTAGAATCTGTGGCAACTCTCAAAACAATAAAGTATACAAGGTTAAAGAAATGATGTTTGGTTTTGGTGACGAGTTTATATATTTTGAATGTTCTAAGTGTGGAGCATTGCAAATAGCAGAAATCCCAAAAGATCTTGGAAAATACTATCCCAAGAATTATTATTCTTTTAACCAAGGACATAATGTTAATCCTCTAAAGCAATTTTTAAGAAATAGACTTGCTAATTATCTGATATGGAAAAAGGATATGATTGGAAGGTTTCTTTCTTTGTTTTTTATAGTAGTAGATTAGCTAGTATTGGGATGGTCGAGGGAATAAGTAAAACATCAAAAATTCTAGATGTTGGATGCGGAAATGGAGATTTATTGTTTATTTTACGGGATATTGGGTTCAGGAATCTTTTGGGTGTTGATCCATTTATAGAACGTGATATAGTTGATAATGGTGTTACTATACTAAAAAGGACAATTCATGAACTCCCAGGAACCCAAAAATTTAATTTAATAATGTTTCATCATTCTTTTGAGCATCTTCCTGATCAGTTGGAGACTCTAAAAAAAGCTAAACAATTATTGGCAGATAATGGCACAATATTAATACGAATGCCAGTCAAATCTGATGAGATATGGAAAAAATATGGAGTAAACTGGGTACAAATTGATGCTCCAAGACATGTTATTGTCCATACTGTAAGAAGTTTCGAGATTTTGTCTGAAAAAGCAGGATTAAAAATCAATAAAATCATCTTTGATTCTACTGCATTTCAATTCTGGGGGAGCGAATTATATAAACGTGGCATTCCTTTAGAGATTGGAAGAAGGAATCTAAAAAAGTACTTCAGCTACAAACAAATCAAAAAATGGGAGAAAGTAGCAAAAGAGTTAAATAAAGCCCAAAGTGGCGATCAGGCTATATTTTACCTAAAAAAACGGTGAGGGATATGAGATCTCCAAGGATTTCAATAATCATTTTAAATTGGAACGGCTGGAGAGATACGATTGAGTGCTTGGAGTCACTTTATAGGATAACGTACCCGAATTATGATGTTATTGTCGTGGATAACGCTTCTCAAGATGATTCAATAGAGAAAATTAAAGAATATGCAGAAGGAAAGATTGAAGTAAATTTAAAATTCTTTAAGTATAATCCAAATAATAAACCGATTAAGGTTTTTGAGGTTAGTGAGGATGAAGCTAGGCAAGGAAAGTTTAATAGGCCGCTTTACGAGAAGTTTGATGTTGATAGAAGAATGATTTTAATCAAAAAACAAGGACAACTATGGATTTGCTGGTGGGAACAATGTTGGAATAAAGTTTGCTTTAAGTGTTTTGGATCCAGAATACGTGTTACTTTTAAACAATGATACTGTAGTTGATAAGAGATTTTTAGATGAACTTGTTAAGGTCGCAGAAAGTTATGAGAACGTTGGAATAGTTTGCCCTATGATTTACTATTATGACAAGCCTAAAAATATTCAAGTGGGAGGAGCTAAGATATTTTGGCAATTAGGAACTCCAATAGCGTTAAATCCAGATAAAATACACATTCAGATATATGATAGTGAATTTGCTTCGGGTGCAGCTATGTTTATAAGAACAAGTATTTTTAGAGAAGTGGGGCTACTTTCTTCGATATATGGCATTGGGGGGTGGGAGGATTATGATATCTCTATAAGAACCCTAAATAAAGGGTATAAAATTAAGTACATCAAATTATCCAAAATTTGGCATAAACATTTTAGATCAAGAAAAAAAAGTATATCATACTACAATATGGTACTCTACTAAAAAATAAAATAATGTTCTGGAAAAAATATGCCCCAAGGTCATTTAAGATAATTGGTCTTCTATTTGTAATACTTTTCGAAATTATTGCCATGATCAGAGTGTTTAAGCGTTTGAAAAAAGGGAAAATAATCCAAGAATATGTATCTGCTATACTGGCTGGATTGTTTGATAGTTGTTAAAAAATTTTAAATTTGTTGCGACGTTAAATAGTAATTATAACTACTACTGACTACTTACACTTCTATTATGATTATATTCCTTGAGTCATATATTCTATTTAGTCTAAAATCGCTGTCAATAACTTCTAAGTAATACTGCCAAGATTTAGTAGTTACCCATGCATCAAATTCGAGAGTATTTAAACGTATGTTTAGTATATAGTACGCGCTTTTCAATGAATCGTTTTTACCTTTTTTAACCACAGATAATACATATGCGGGATCAGACCAAAAATAGGAATATATAGACGGCAGTTTTTCTCCTTTCTTAATGATATTATGGCAAATATGTTCCCAGAAAAAGCTTTTGGTAAGTACATCTGTTAAACCAATTTTACTGTCATCTTTGTATTCCGAATACCATCCAGCACTTATTTCAACATATTTATAATATCCCAAATCTCTGTTTATTAAGTCCTCACTACTTAATACTAAATAATTTACTGAATTGGCACACACTATAATAACTCCTATGAGTAGTAAACTAACTCGTCTTTTATAATCTTTAAAATGTCTATAGATAAAACAAAGACCAACTATCCCTGGAAGAAATAGTGAGCCAATGGAAAGATATCCAAATGGAAGACGAGCTATAAGATACCCAATATTGGCTATTAGTATCGCCAGGAAAACCATGGTATATGAGTTTAAGTTTCGCGAAATTTTAAGCTGTTTAACCATATATACTATTCCGAGAAAAATAAATGTTAATAGAATTCCATATTTTATAAGCCCCAATATGCTAATAATTTTCGGATAAGCAATAAGCATATCTTTCCATGGAAACCCAGACTTCTCCTGTGATATATAACTTGCAATAAACTTTTCAAAACCAGTAATACCAACCCTATAATAGACCGTTTGCTTTACAAATATATCATAAACATACCCATGCATACCCAACAAGACTGTAAGCATGTAAATAAGCACAATAAAAAATCCTTTGGATAATACTATATTTTTGTTAATAAATAATATGAAGAATATGATGCTAATAAGGAACAGTAGCATACCAAATGTCACATCGTAAGAGGTGTATATTAGAGATGTTGCTACTATTAGTATAATGATAGTTATTTTAGAGTCTTTTGTAGTGCCTCTTAGCATTTTAATTATGAAGTATGTTATAATAAAGAAAAATATACTTCCAATACCATGCATCCAGAAAAAGAAATATTCTACATTTGCAGTAGTAGCATAGATAAGAGATACTAAATTAGCAATAGCCCTACTACCAGAAATCTTCCAAAATAAGAGGTAGATAGTTAGGATAAATGGGAGAAGTTGTAAAGGTAAAAACATAAGAGTTCTGGCAGAAATTCCCGCGATTAAGGATATTATGGATCCTAAAGAATAAAACCCAGGTGTCCTAGTATTAAATGATTCTCCCCCGTGCCCGTAATAAATCGCCTCATATATAGGTACAACGTGCAAAGGTGCAAACGGATTAACTAATCCACTATATAAGAGAATTGGTAACAGCAAACTAAAGATCAATAGTAAATACGATAGCAATTGTTTTTTATGCCTCCCCATTCTTGCTCACCTTTGCTCTCCACTTCTAAGTTTGTGGTAAATTTCAACATATTTTTCAACAACATTTTCAAAACTATACTTTCTTGCTATATCTCGGCATCTCTTCTTTATTTCTTCGTTATTTTTGTCAATGTTTTCAATAGTCTCTATTAATGCTTCTGCAAAAACTCTTTCGTCAGTATATGTGTTAACGACTGTGCCTAGGAGAGGGTCCGTAATTATTTCCTTAACATCCCCTACATCAGTAGAAACTACTGGAATACCACACGCTAGTGCTTCTCTTACTACAGTAGGACTTCCCTCAGATAAAGATGGGAGAGCGAATACGTCCGCAAGATTATAACTCTCTGGTAACTGCTCGCGGGAAACTTCACCTAAAAACCACACTTTCGACTTAATTTTTAACTCTTCAACTAACTTTTCTAAGGAGGACCTCAATGGGCCGTCTCCCACGATAAGTAATATAGAGTCTGGATATCTCTCTTGGACGTATCTAAATGCTCTTATTAACAAGCCAATGTTTTTCCTTTCTTCTAGCACTCCCGCAAAAAGTAGAACTTTGGTTTCCTCGCCTATGTCGTATTTTTGTCTTAGGTAATCCTTATCTAGTGGTTTGAATTCATCCATATCCACTCCTACTGGGAGTACAATGATTTTATCCGATATGTTTTTATGAACATTTTCAAAGGACTCTTTCACTTTGTTAGATACTGCTACAATGACATTGGCTCTTTTGAAAATGAAATATTCTAGTATTCTATAAATTGCTTCAATTAAAGGGAATGCTTTTTGATATTTCACTTTTGCTGTTGCTAATCTCTCTCCGTGTAGTGTGAGTACCACAGGATTCTTTCGTTTTGAGATTATAAATGGTAAAACATATTCTATGCGATGCACATGGATTACGCTTTCTTTTGGTATTCTCATGAAAGGCAATCTAAAAGTTAATTTGATCAAATACCTCCACCATGTGGCGGACGATTTAATTATCGGCACAAATGATATCTTTAGAGTATCTAATTCATTTTCTTGGCATTTACCGGTATCAACTCCGAATAATGTCACTTTAATGCCTTTCCTTGGCATATACTTTAAAATATTATTAATATATCTAACAACACCACCCTTTCCTTTATCACATGGGTCATGATGGTATACTTGTACCACTTGTATAGTATCCATATGTTTATCCCCCTAAGCTCCTTTGAAATCACGTAATATAATAGGCTCTTCTTTTAATTTGAACAAGCTCTTGAAGTTATCAAACACATAAATATCTAGTGGAAATCTATTAAACGTTGCCCAAGTCCTTTCTTTCATCACGAATATACAAGCTCTCACGCCATTAATAAATCCGGGCTTTCTTATAAGCCTAACGTCTAAATCAGATGTCTCTTTGAATTCTCCTCTTACGAGGCTACCATAAACTCCAGCCCACACAATGCTTGGTTCGTTCTCAAGCTTTTGTTGAAGCTTCTTTATGTATTCTTCAAACTTTTCCTTTGGTGTGCGAATATTCCCAAAGGTCTTAAAAAGCCCAAATAAATTGCTATTGAATAGCCAGTTAAAGGTATGTGCTAATATAAAAGCAAAAACCAAGGAAATAGCCGGATAAAATTTTATCGAGATTATTGGCCAGAATACTGCCATGAGGATAAGATCAAATAGAATTTTGAACATTTTCTCAGTTTTGTCCATATATAAGATTCCCTGAAAGGTCCAGTTTATCCCTATTATTATTAGTTTTTTGATAAGCACAGGTATGTAGGGAAAGTCTAAGATTCTTTTATAAAGCGGATTCATTTTCTCCCACCACTATCTCCACTATTTGGTTATGAACCTTCTCGACTTCCGAAGATGCATCTATAGTTACCAGTTGTGGAAACCTTTTTTTAAGCTCCATATATGTCTCAATTCTCTTTCTTAGGTATTTATCAAATTTTAGGTC of the Thermococcus onnurineus NA1 genome contains:
- a CDS encoding glycosyltransferase family 2 protein, whose translation is MKFALSVLDPEYVLLLNNDTVVDKRFLDELVKVAESYENVGIVCPMIYYYDKPKNIQVGGAKIFWQLGTPIALNPDKIHIQIYDSEFASGAAMFIRTSIFREVGLLSSIYGIGGWEDYDISIRTLNKGYKIKYIKLSKIWHKHFRSRKKSISYYNMVLY
- the rfbC gene encoding dTDP-4-dehydrorhamnose 3,5-epimerase codes for the protein MPFEFKRLEIPDVILIKPKVFEDERGFFMETYKKSDFEKAGIKGEFVQDNHSKSRYGVLRGLHFQRQPYAQAKIVRAVRGVIYDVAVDLRKNSPTFGRWVGVILSEHNKYQLYIPRGFAHGFLVLSDVAEVVYKVDNVYAPDYEGGIIWNDPDIGIDWPIDGPIVSEKDRKWPTLKEAIEKGWVF
- a CDS encoding glycosyltransferase family 2 protein, with the protein product MRSPRISIIILNWNGWRDTIECLESLYRITYPNYDVIVVDNASQDDSIEKIKEYAEGKIEVNLKFFKYNPNNKPIKVFEVSEDEARQGKFNRPLYEKFDVDRRMILIKKQGQLWICWWEQCWNKVCFKCFGSRIRVTFKQ
- a CDS encoding type II toxin-antitoxin system VapC family toxin, with the protein product MGHLTAFVDTNVIIEHLGGNIDLLDLRERFDVLYSNSIVFSEALMVYLRALTGERPYTLKHNPDIIRNLREELLDFSRLFELFLDLEINRTVETLAVEYMIKYGLLPNDALILATCKFYDVKYLISFDSDFANACENEGISLLSDPEEITRLGDVP
- a CDS encoding flippase yields the protein MNTVQRIAKNMAVLFLARIVSMLFGFFYVVYTARYLGPANYGILSFALALNGIFGVITNFGLDPLTVREVARDKSLAGKYLANGIVLKLLFGTLTFLIVFVVVNLLGYPEITRKVVYIITLSTIIAGLNNLFNDIYQAFERMEFMSIGQILQSVLSLVFAITAIKLGLNVVYFAMIYLSVNLIILGYHVVVTTWKFLKPKIEVDFSFWKSVVREAWPFALTAISISLYLWIDSVMLSYMEGDRAVGLYNAAYRLALIFLFVPTIFNTAIFPLMSRLYIGSKENLTKILEKHFKYMVIVGILIGTWIICLPGEFIVIVFGKDYLGATNVLRIFGLTLIFIFFRTAFERVLEASNRQAIVTRTFVEGAVLNIFLNLILIPIYSLNGAAIATLITDIFVFVVLYLRGMKLGYRLRRSSFINVIKIVVSGIILSGFLTVFAHINLAILLSMSSLLYIGLLRLLKVIDTEDLMIAKGGL
- the rfbD gene encoding dTDP-4-dehydrorhamnose reductase: MRVAIIGASGQLGTDLVKVFGEDPSFEVIPLTHRDLDVTVPETLRVLKELKPDVIINTAAYVRVDDAEIYPEKAFAVNTIGALNVARVASEIDAINVYISTDYVFDGEKGEPYTEDDVPNPINVYGASKYAGEIFTRNYSRKYYIIRVASLYGKAGASGKGGNFVNWVIEKAKRGEELRIVDDQFMSPTYTMDVARTLREFLEIGPEWGVYHMVNEGYCSWYEFTRAIFEILGWDVEVKPIKSSELNRLARRPRFSALRNEKLERIGLRMMDWEEALREYLWEKGYIQ
- a CDS encoding glycosyltransferase family 4 protein, producing MDTIQVVQVYHHDPCDKGKGGVVRYINNILKYMPRKGIKVTLFGVDTGKCQENELDTLKISFVPIIKSSATWWRYLIKLTFRLPFMRIPKESVIHVHRIEYVLPFIISKRKNPVVLTLHGERLATAKVKYQKAFPLIEAIYRILEYFIFKRANVIVAVSNKVKESFENVHKNISDKIIVLPVGVDMDEFKPLDKDYLRQKYDIGEETKVLLFAGVLEERKNIGLLIRAFRYVQERYPDSILLIVGDGPLRSSLEKLVEELKIKSKVWFLGEVSREQLPESYNLADVFALPSLSEGSPTVVREALACGIPVVSTDVGDVKEIITDPLLGTVVNTYTDERVFAEALIETIENIDKNNEEIKKRCRDIARKYSFENVVEKYVEIYHKLRSGEQR
- a CDS encoding class I SAM-dependent methyltransferase; translation: MVEGISKTSKILDVGCGNGDLLFILRDIGFRNLLGVDPFIERDIVDNGVTILKRTIHELPGTQKFNLIMFHHSFEHLPDQLETLKKAKQLLADNGTILIRMPVKSDEIWKKYGVNWVQIDAPRHVIVHTVRSFEILSEKAGLKINKIIFDSTAFQFWGSELYKRGIPLEIGRRNLKKYFSYKQIKKWEKVAKELNKAQSGDQAIFYLKKR
- a CDS encoding PIN domain-containing protein, with the protein product MYLVDTNVFLEILLDQENADNAERFLRETPPSELAVSDFSVYSIGIILFKQKKHGVFREFVEDVLLRGGLSLLRLTPFDFESLVEASRKFHLDFDDAYQYTLARKYGLRIVSYDSDFDATDIGRVTPLQAMR